The following coding sequences are from one Halobaculum magnesiiphilum window:
- a CDS encoding DUF6282 family protein, whose amino-acid sequence MISSNSEVVERLVSGAVDTHMHTAPGAFPRHDTDFSAARSAEDHGMRAIVTKNHHFETASRAQIVREELGFEMLGGITLNEWVGGLNHHAVDGAANFDADIVWMPTITAANHLENAAVQMFETEEEEKGGISVLNDSGELTDETLTVLDRIAAHEMVIGLSHLSPTESIALVEEAVDRGVEEFLVQHPHANFLNYTHDQMRTITDLGATLEFHYICTTEMMGNAATVQDYVDAVDIVGPENAVMATDGGATANPPAIEQFKSFVAAMLDAGVSEASIETMIVDNPRRIFDLD is encoded by the coding sequence ATGATATCGAGCAACTCCGAGGTCGTCGAACGACTCGTCTCGGGAGCAGTCGACACCCACATGCACACCGCGCCGGGCGCGTTCCCCAGGCACGATACTGATTTTTCTGCTGCTCGATCGGCCGAGGACCACGGAATGCGGGCGATCGTCACCAAGAACCATCACTTTGAGACTGCCTCACGTGCTCAGATAGTCCGCGAAGAGCTTGGATTCGAGATGTTAGGAGGGATCACGCTCAACGAGTGGGTCGGCGGGCTAAACCACCACGCGGTTGACGGTGCTGCGAACTTCGACGCTGATATCGTGTGGATGCCTACGATCACAGCGGCCAACCATCTCGAGAACGCTGCCGTCCAGATGTTCGAGACCGAAGAGGAGGAAAAGGGGGGCATTTCCGTTCTCAATGATAGCGGCGAGCTTACCGACGAGACGCTAACAGTGCTTGATCGCATCGCCGCCCATGAGATGGTCATCGGTCTCTCGCATCTCAGCCCCACAGAGTCGATCGCGCTCGTAGAGGAGGCCGTCGATCGAGGTGTCGAGGAGTTCCTCGTCCAGCACCCACACGCCAACTTCCTGAACTACACCCATGATCAAATGCGGACTATCACAGATCTCGGGGCTACCCTTGAGTTCCATTATATCTGCACAACGGAAATGATGGGGAACGCGGCCACAGTCCAAGACTACGTCGACGCGGTCGACATCGTTGGGCCTGAAAACGCTGTGATGGCGACAGATGGTGGGGCGACCGCCAATCCACCGGCAATTGAGCAGTTCAAGTCCTTTGTCGCAGCTATGTTGGATGCCGGCGTTTCTGAAGCTTCAATTGAGACGATGATAGTCGATAATCCGAGGCGAATATTCGATTTGGACTGA
- a CDS encoding PaaI family thioesterase, with amino-acid sequence MEEYFETMPFLNRIGIEEATVKDGVAEFRVPYEEGITNHTVVHGGVMATLVDATVAGAIHSDAEATLDEMEPLTINMDVNYHAPVTEGEIVARAELVQRGGTIAVGEAEIHNEGELAVSGRATYFQKWE; translated from the coding sequence ATGGAGGAGTACTTTGAGACGATGCCGTTCCTCAATCGGATTGGCATCGAAGAAGCGACGGTGAAAGATGGGGTGGCCGAATTCCGAGTCCCCTATGAGGAAGGGATCACGAATCATACTGTTGTTCACGGCGGCGTCATGGCTACACTTGTCGACGCCACCGTGGCAGGCGCGATCCATAGCGACGCAGAAGCCACCCTCGACGAGATGGAGCCACTAACGATCAATATGGACGTCAACTATCACGCCCCTGTAACAGAGGGCGAGATCGTCGCTCGTGCGGAACTCGTCCAGCGAGGAGGGACAATCGCAGTCGGTGAGGCTGAGATCCACAATGAAGGTGAACTTGCCGTGTCGGGTCGCGCGACCTACTTCCAGAAGTGGGAATAG
- the rdfA gene encoding rod-determining factor RdfA — translation MEDSADAPPCRCKVGTVATEYGFDGIHSELVERWVGDRGESGTSVRSLADRFNQRILRAELRAADVDLVEGRVENLHSLLTDKNRLEAVQLEAKSSLEREGVNVEKAMDKFCSHQTIYRHLRNCLDAEKEKNVLSKEHELDRVGSIQHRTEAVVEDSIKRLRDGNKLDIGEFEVLVNVRVTCESCGTLHDSIDLIERGGCDCRR, via the coding sequence ATGGAAGATTCAGCGGACGCACCCCCTTGTCGCTGCAAGGTGGGAACTGTTGCGACGGAATACGGGTTCGACGGCATCCATTCGGAACTAGTCGAACGGTGGGTTGGAGATAGAGGAGAATCTGGAACGAGCGTACGCTCCCTCGCGGACCGGTTCAATCAACGAATTCTTCGCGCAGAACTTAGGGCCGCTGACGTGGATCTTGTTGAGGGGCGAGTCGAGAATCTACACAGTCTACTCACGGACAAGAATCGGCTGGAAGCGGTCCAGCTAGAAGCAAAGTCTTCGCTTGAGCGTGAGGGAGTGAACGTTGAAAAAGCGATGGATAAGTTCTGCTCCCATCAAACGATATATCGGCATCTGCGAAACTGTCTCGACGCGGAAAAAGAGAAGAATGTCCTTTCAAAAGAGCATGAGCTCGACCGGGTTGGGTCGATTCAACATCGCACGGAGGCAGTGGTCGAAGATTCGATCAAAAGACTTCGTGACGGTAACAAGCTGGACATCGGCGAATTCGAGGTTCTGGTCAACGTTCGAGTTACGTGTGAATCGTGCGGCACACTACATGACTCAATCGACCTCATTGAGCGAGGTGGCTGTGACTGCCGACGCTGA
- a CDS encoding benzoate/H(+) symporter BenE family transporter, which translates to MSQWSLASTLESGPGFREGIAEFGSHLDLSKFGAGLTAAVFGCTGPALIILNAANEGGLTNAQAVSWLFGIYVLGGLLTLGMALYYKQPIVGAWTIPGAVMVGIVLADFNFAQAAGAYLVSGILVFLIGISGKFRDLVEFIPQPIIMGMIAGVLIEFTIGIITAVQNAPLIAGVGLIGFLLFHRFVPKIPGIVGAIGLGIGAAIWQGSTALTSISISIAQPILVTPVISLESIITIAIPLTVMVIGAENMQAIGVLQVEDYDPPINSMLVFSGIGGMLASFVGGHNANIAGPMTAITSSEEAGEDREGRYVASVIAGVLFGAFGFVAAAATSIVNAVPGTLISLLAGVAMIGVLISAFEGSWVSTSRYQYGTFFALIIGMSGLSLFDIGAPFWSLIGGVLVSLILETEDWRELFGEDSVPDSSPTVDD; encoded by the coding sequence ATGTCACAATGGTCGTTAGCAAGTACCTTAGAGAGTGGTCCAGGATTCCGGGAAGGGATCGCTGAATTCGGTTCCCATCTCGATTTGAGCAAATTTGGGGCGGGGCTCACCGCGGCGGTGTTTGGCTGTACGGGGCCAGCACTCATCATCCTCAACGCCGCGAATGAGGGAGGGTTGACTAACGCACAGGCAGTGTCATGGCTGTTTGGCATCTACGTCCTCGGCGGACTGCTGACGCTTGGGATGGCGTTGTACTACAAACAGCCAATCGTCGGTGCGTGGACAATCCCTGGTGCGGTGATGGTCGGCATCGTCCTCGCTGACTTTAATTTCGCACAGGCAGCGGGTGCGTATCTCGTATCCGGTATTCTGGTGTTCTTGATAGGGATATCCGGTAAGTTCCGCGATCTCGTTGAATTCATCCCTCAACCGATCATCATGGGGATGATCGCCGGCGTGCTAATCGAGTTCACCATAGGGATTATTACCGCCGTACAGAACGCACCATTGATCGCCGGTGTGGGGCTCATCGGCTTCCTCCTCTTTCATCGATTTGTTCCGAAGATACCCGGGATCGTCGGAGCAATCGGTCTTGGAATTGGAGCCGCAATCTGGCAGGGTTCAACTGCATTGACGAGCATCTCTATCTCGATCGCTCAGCCGATACTCGTTACTCCAGTGATCTCACTGGAGTCGATCATAACGATCGCGATCCCGTTGACCGTGATGGTGATCGGTGCCGAGAACATGCAGGCTATCGGCGTCCTGCAGGTCGAGGATTACGATCCACCGATCAACTCAATGCTTGTGTTTAGCGGGATCGGAGGGATGCTCGCGAGCTTTGTTGGTGGGCACAACGCGAACATCGCCGGGCCGATGACAGCTATTACGAGCAGCGAAGAAGCGGGAGAAGACCGTGAGGGTCGATATGTCGCATCAGTTATTGCTGGCGTGCTGTTTGGCGCGTTCGGCTTCGTCGCTGCAGCGGCAACATCGATCGTCAACGCTGTTCCGGGTACACTCATCTCGCTTCTGGCGGGTGTAGCTATGATCGGGGTGCTGATTAGCGCGTTCGAGGGGTCATGGGTGAGCACCAGTCGGTACCAGTACGGGACGTTCTTCGCGCTCATCATCGGAATGTCCGGTCTCTCGCTGTTCGACATCGGGGCCCCCTTCTGGTCGCTGATTGGTGGAGTACTGGTGTCGCTCATATTAGAAACGGAGGATTGGCGTGAACTCTTCGGTGAGGACTCGGTTCCGGACTCCTCGCCGACTGTCGATGACTGA
- a CDS encoding xanthine dehydrogenase family protein molybdopterin-binding subunit, whose translation MSNALDRQEESEADADSTAVGEPMGRREDDRLLRGEGKYMDDFEPTSNLHHVAFLRSPVAHGEIDDIDTTAAERREDVTCVLTGADIAEQMDPFAVGVQNPPEYYPLAVDKVRYDGEPVAMVVATTKYGATDALEDIVVDYTRLDPVTDELEALDDDSPQIHPSGNCANYRELEYGPVDEAFERADHVVEREFEFPRYTSAPMETYGVIAEYDTARDGATVWSNFQGPFTMHPVVAGALGMSEADLQFKVPSDSGGSFGVKAHIYPYIAAAVIASREAGAPVKWIESRREHLQASACHTDRTQRMRGAVSEEGDILGVWVDLYDNFGAYVRAPEPGNTFRPLGNYVNAYDFDAFGGEFRAVQTNKCPAGLNRGYGCHQYYFGLERLIDCMADVVGMDPTAFRERNFIDEDEFPYRTPTGGEYDSGRYSKALQRAKELFEYEDYLGRRDRARANNRYIGIGCAAIIDPSASNMGYVSVALPPEEREKGHPKSGAVSAVTMMVQPDASIVVELDSAPSGQGHETTASQIAADELGVDPEAITVVSGMDTSEKAWSVSSGSYSSRFATVGHSAVKNASEQIAEQMRRIAAVILDVDPVMISLEDGRAHGPDGGAISIREIAGTAHWNPSKLPDNIEPGLRTQHTFSMDDSRPIDEDDRINSSGSYGYGVQLVAVEVNKTTGEIDILDYVAVHDCGTIVNPKIVDGQVEGGIFHGLAGSLYEELRYDDSGTLQTDTFMDYAVPTAKEAPDVTTDHIETPSPKTPMGSKGTGEAGTEGAPAAIANAVNDALDPLGVEITSLPLKPPRVWSLIEEAEGEKSSD comes from the coding sequence ATGAGTAACGCCCTCGACCGCCAAGAGGAATCGGAGGCGGATGCTGACTCGACCGCGGTCGGAGAACCCATGGGTCGTCGTGAAGATGACCGCCTCCTACGCGGCGAAGGAAAGTATATGGACGACTTTGAGCCGACTTCGAATCTCCATCACGTGGCCTTCCTCCGGTCTCCGGTTGCTCACGGCGAGATCGACGATATCGATACCACGGCCGCAGAACGCCGTGAAGATGTGACGTGTGTCCTTACGGGCGCAGACATCGCAGAGCAGATGGATCCCTTCGCAGTCGGTGTCCAGAATCCGCCCGAGTACTACCCGCTAGCTGTTGATAAGGTCAGATACGACGGCGAGCCTGTGGCAATGGTTGTAGCGACGACCAAGTACGGTGCGACCGACGCGCTGGAAGATATTGTCGTCGACTATACGCGACTGGATCCGGTTACCGACGAACTCGAAGCACTGGACGACGATTCTCCTCAGATCCATCCCAGTGGAAATTGCGCCAACTACCGCGAATTGGAGTACGGTCCTGTTGACGAAGCCTTCGAACGTGCGGACCACGTTGTCGAACGAGAGTTCGAATTCCCCCGATATACGAGTGCGCCAATGGAGACGTACGGAGTCATTGCCGAGTACGACACAGCTCGTGACGGCGCGACTGTGTGGTCAAACTTCCAAGGCCCATTCACAATGCATCCTGTTGTTGCGGGCGCATTGGGGATGTCAGAGGCGGATCTACAGTTCAAGGTACCATCCGACAGTGGAGGAAGTTTCGGTGTCAAGGCGCATATTTACCCCTACATCGCGGCAGCAGTGATAGCCTCACGCGAGGCCGGTGCACCAGTCAAGTGGATCGAAAGTCGAAGAGAGCACCTTCAGGCAAGCGCGTGTCACACGGATCGGACTCAACGTATGCGTGGCGCGGTATCCGAGGAGGGCGATATCCTAGGCGTCTGGGTCGACCTCTACGACAACTTTGGAGCATACGTTCGTGCTCCAGAGCCAGGTAACACGTTCCGTCCGCTCGGGAATTACGTGAATGCGTACGACTTCGACGCTTTCGGTGGGGAATTCCGCGCGGTTCAGACGAACAAATGCCCAGCTGGGCTAAATCGGGGTTACGGCTGTCACCAGTACTACTTCGGTCTTGAAAGACTCATAGACTGCATGGCTGATGTCGTCGGCATGGACCCGACTGCGTTCCGCGAACGGAACTTTATCGACGAAGATGAGTTCCCATATCGGACACCGACAGGCGGAGAGTATGACAGCGGACGCTACAGCAAAGCACTCCAACGGGCGAAAGAACTCTTCGAGTACGAGGACTATCTCGGCCGGCGTGACCGGGCACGAGCGAACAACCGGTACATAGGAATCGGTTGTGCGGCGATCATCGACCCGTCGGCCTCTAATATGGGATACGTTTCGGTGGCCCTCCCGCCGGAAGAGCGTGAGAAGGGGCACCCCAAGTCGGGTGCCGTCAGTGCTGTCACGATGATGGTGCAACCCGACGCGAGTATAGTGGTCGAACTCGATTCCGCTCCGAGCGGACAGGGACACGAGACGACCGCCTCCCAAATCGCGGCTGATGAACTAGGAGTCGACCCGGAAGCAATCACCGTCGTTTCGGGCATGGACACAAGCGAGAAAGCGTGGAGCGTCTCATCGGGAAGTTACTCCTCACGATTCGCCACGGTCGGTCACAGCGCTGTCAAGAACGCGAGCGAGCAAATCGCCGAACAGATGCGACGTATCGCGGCCGTAATATTGGATGTCGATCCCGTGATGATATCATTAGAAGACGGTCGTGCACACGGGCCCGACGGTGGCGCGATATCTATCAGAGAGATCGCGGGGACGGCTCACTGGAATCCATCGAAACTCCCGGACAATATCGAACCCGGCCTCCGAACCCAGCACACGTTCAGCATGGACGACTCAAGGCCGATTGACGAAGATGATCGGATCAACTCTTCAGGTTCATACGGATATGGGGTGCAACTCGTTGCAGTCGAGGTGAACAAGACAACCGGCGAAATAGACATCCTCGATTACGTCGCAGTTCACGACTGCGGAACGATCGTTAATCCCAAGATCGTAGATGGCCAAGTGGAAGGAGGGATCTTCCACGGGTTAGCAGGGAGTCTCTATGAGGAGCTTAGATATGACGACAGTGGGACACTCCAAACGGACACATTCATGGATTACGCCGTCCCGACCGCAAAGGAGGCGCCGGACGTAACGACTGACCACATCGAAACCCCGTCCCCGAAGACACCGATGGGATCGAAGGGAACCGGGGAGGCGGGAACTGAGGGTGCGCCCGCAGCCATCGCGAACGCCGTCAACGACGCGCTCGATCCGCTTGGCGTGGAAATCACATCGCTCCCGCTCAAACCACCTCGCGTGTGGTCGCTCATCGAAGAAGCAGAGGGCGAGAAGAGCAGCGACTGA
- a CDS encoding (2Fe-2S)-binding protein: MTDDTPTTTVSVTINGEEYVRETEDRRLLVHFLREEVGLTGTHQGCVVGKCGACTVLHNGVPKKSCMLYAAAVDEDEITTVEGLAKRAEMNGVAMKTREGTTFHPLQMGFKQNHGLQCGFCTPGFLMTATALLRENPDPTREEIKSAISGNICRCTGYTSIVDSIEWAAARLREDEPAVADGGIDSTPCEGCNCEIADDVEGNDE; this comes from the coding sequence ATGACCGACGACACACCAACAACGACTGTATCGGTGACAATCAACGGGGAAGAGTACGTCCGGGAGACGGAAGATCGGCGACTTCTCGTTCATTTCCTACGTGAAGAGGTGGGACTGACAGGAACGCATCAGGGCTGCGTTGTCGGCAAGTGCGGTGCGTGTACCGTTTTACATAACGGTGTTCCCAAGAAGTCCTGTATGCTGTACGCCGCCGCGGTCGATGAAGACGAAATCACGACCGTCGAGGGACTTGCAAAACGCGCAGAAATGAACGGGGTCGCCATGAAAACCCGTGAAGGAACGACGTTCCACCCGCTCCAAATGGGATTTAAGCAGAACCATGGCCTCCAGTGCGGATTCTGCACACCCGGGTTCCTTATGACAGCCACAGCTCTGCTTCGAGAGAATCCAGATCCAACCCGAGAGGAAATAAAGTCCGCTATCTCAGGGAATATCTGTCGGTGCACGGGCTACACCTCGATCGTCGACAGTATCGAGTGGGCTGCGGCCCGACTTCGCGAGGATGAACCAGCGGTAGCCGACGGAGGGATCGACTCAACCCCCTGTGAAGGGTGTAACTGTGAAATCGCAGACGATGTCGAGGGAAACGATGAGTAA
- a CDS encoding FAD binding domain-containing protein, with amino-acid sequence MYPRKFEHVSVRTVEEALDALETYDDAELLAGGQSLVPLQKTRFASPDYLIDITDIEELRYVEEDENEVRIGALAKHTDIQQANPIQDHVRLFSECIGEIADWPVRNQGTFGGTLAEADPSGDYLPVMKVLNPTIELTGPEGNREVPFEEFYFGMFTVDMDDEEILTGARLPKLQSLVPDAVAVGSAYEKHAERSGDYALVGVAIVVGVDTDGLVTEARVSVGAVGPLVRVTDAESVVKGTTLDEDALNAAATAVEKTVQPDEEGSEGEYKEAMAGEFAKRALSSAYDRATEEL; translated from the coding sequence ATGTATCCACGCAAGTTCGAACACGTTTCGGTGCGGACCGTCGAAGAAGCTCTCGACGCGCTCGAAACGTACGACGATGCGGAACTGCTCGCGGGGGGGCAAAGTCTCGTGCCACTCCAGAAAACGAGGTTTGCCTCGCCGGACTACCTCATCGACATCACGGACATCGAAGAACTTCGGTATGTCGAGGAGGATGAAAACGAAGTACGAATCGGTGCGCTAGCGAAACACACCGATATCCAGCAAGCCAATCCGATTCAGGACCACGTTCGGCTGTTCAGCGAGTGTATCGGAGAGATCGCCGACTGGCCCGTTAGGAACCAGGGCACGTTCGGCGGAACGCTCGCCGAAGCAGATCCCTCCGGAGATTACCTTCCAGTTATGAAGGTGTTGAACCCTACGATTGAGTTGACCGGACCGGAGGGTAACCGGGAGGTCCCCTTCGAGGAATTCTACTTCGGGATGTTCACCGTCGACATGGATGACGAGGAGATCCTGACCGGCGCACGGTTACCGAAACTCCAATCGCTCGTTCCAGATGCTGTAGCTGTTGGGAGTGCGTACGAAAAACACGCCGAGCGATCGGGAGATTACGCCCTTGTGGGTGTCGCGATAGTTGTGGGAGTTGACACAGACGGACTCGTGACAGAGGCAAGGGTAAGCGTTGGCGCTGTCGGACCCCTTGTCCGCGTGACCGACGCAGAGTCGGTCGTCAAAGGAACGACGCTTGACGAGGACGCGCTCAACGCAGCAGCGACGGCTGTAGAGAAGACAGTTCAACCGGATGAGGAGGGCTCCGAAGGGGAGTACAAGGAAGCAATGGCAGGAGAGTTCGCGAAGCGTGCGCTGAGCAGTGCTTACGATCGAGCAACGGAGGAGCTATGA
- a CDS encoding class I adenylate-forming enzyme family protein: MNMGEAFERTAERTPDAVGLVDPESDVRYTYREWFEESVELAAALQKHSIGTGDRVAAAMRNRAELATLYTATQLIGAVFVPYNFRVSPEELSYLLESAAPDVLVVADEVTETVKSMTHEFDADLITVDSDVPGAMTYRSLRDTGRNSKFEPTYVDATKPSLILHTGGTTGDPKGVPRSHENTHAAATAHAIQNSWSLGESTLGLMSLSHTMGIHTLATTILLGGKWICQCRFSAGETADLIETEEITSLYLVPTVFHDLLQSDIASESDLSSVAHVTYAGSNMGPATVREIQAQFDPETFVNHYGSTEVYTHAICDLVSKKPNCVGYAGINTTVRVVEPSDYGGPNPTATVGRESLGEIIVDATSPEAFDGYLTENRDDDVLVDGWFFTGDLGYRDEDGDLFFVGRVDDMIISGGENIYPIEVETVLEGHEAVAEAAVVGRPSERWNQAVTAFVTLANDPEVVNYEEIVNALDEHCRNSADLANFKRPRKYFFIDSFTKSNVGKILRKELQQRELDVDVHHVVDV; this comes from the coding sequence ATGAACATGGGAGAGGCTTTCGAACGGACGGCAGAGCGAACGCCGGACGCAGTCGGACTTGTTGATCCGGAATCGGACGTCCGATACACCTATCGAGAATGGTTTGAAGAGAGCGTCGAACTAGCAGCAGCGCTGCAAAAACACAGTATCGGAACTGGTGATCGTGTCGCCGCAGCGATGCGGAACCGAGCCGAACTGGCCACGTTATACACAGCGACTCAACTGATCGGTGCAGTGTTTGTTCCGTACAACTTCCGCGTCTCGCCGGAGGAACTATCGTACCTACTCGAGAGTGCGGCGCCGGATGTACTTGTTGTCGCTGATGAGGTTACGGAGACCGTCAAATCGATGACTCACGAGTTTGACGCAGACCTCATCACAGTCGACTCGGATGTGCCCGGTGCGATGACTTACAGGTCACTTCGTGACACGGGCCGTAACTCTAAGTTCGAACCGACGTATGTGGACGCGACCAAACCGAGCCTAATTCTTCACACTGGTGGCACGACTGGAGACCCAAAAGGCGTCCCAAGAAGCCATGAGAACACACATGCGGCCGCGACAGCTCATGCGATTCAGAATTCCTGGTCGCTCGGTGAGTCGACGCTCGGCCTAATGTCGTTGTCGCACACTATGGGTATCCACACCCTTGCAACGACGATCCTCCTCGGTGGTAAGTGGATCTGTCAATGCCGGTTCTCAGCTGGTGAGACTGCCGATCTGATCGAAACAGAAGAGATCACGAGTCTCTATCTGGTTCCAACAGTGTTCCACGACCTCCTGCAGTCGGACATCGCGTCGGAGTCAGATCTTTCCTCGGTCGCGCACGTGACATACGCTGGATCCAACATGGGTCCAGCAACCGTTCGCGAAATTCAGGCCCAGTTCGATCCTGAGACCTTTGTTAACCACTACGGCAGCACGGAGGTGTACACGCACGCTATCTGTGACTTGGTGTCCAAGAAGCCGAATTGCGTGGGATATGCCGGGATCAACACTACGGTTCGTGTCGTCGAACCAAGTGACTACGGTGGTCCGAATCCGACCGCGACCGTCGGCCGCGAGTCGCTCGGCGAGATTATTGTTGACGCGACCTCTCCGGAGGCGTTCGACGGATACCTCACAGAAAATAGAGATGACGATGTTCTCGTCGACGGCTGGTTCTTCACGGGGGATTTGGGATACCGGGATGAAGACGGTGACTTGTTCTTCGTTGGCCGTGTCGACGACATGATCATCAGCGGCGGCGAAAACATCTACCCAATCGAAGTCGAAACGGTCTTGGAAGGACATGAGGCTGTCGCGGAGGCCGCAGTCGTCGGACGACCCAGTGAACGGTGGAACCAGGCGGTCACCGCATTTGTTACCCTCGCTAACGATCCCGAGGTGGTCAATTACGAGGAGATTGTCAATGCCCTTGACGAACACTGTCGGAACAGCGCCGACCTGGCCAACTTCAAACGGCCGCGAAAGTACTTCTTCATCGATTCGTTCACCAAGAGTAACGTCGGGAAAATACTGCGGAAAGAGTTACAACAACGGGAGCTAGATGTTGACGTGCATCACGTAGTCGATGTTTGA
- a CDS encoding CoxG family protein has protein sequence MKINGEQTVGQQREQLWDTILESETLEATIPGAKELSRDGDHYDGTLERGLAGISLTLSADVDVTEKEQPAWLECDIEGVDNRINSRVNGTAEVEFEEGDDGTTVIVYDTEFEFSGKLASLGSRIIKRKVNSDLNTFFSNLEEYVDEEEQPV, from the coding sequence ATGAAGATCAACGGCGAACAGACGGTCGGTCAGCAACGCGAACAGCTATGGGATACGATCCTTGAATCAGAGACACTTGAGGCGACGATCCCCGGCGCAAAAGAATTGAGCCGCGATGGCGACCACTACGACGGCACTCTGGAACGGGGGTTGGCTGGTATTTCACTTACTCTCAGTGCGGATGTGGACGTTACAGAGAAGGAACAGCCTGCGTGGCTAGAGTGCGATATCGAAGGGGTGGATAACCGTATCAATAGTCGTGTCAACGGGACTGCAGAGGTTGAGTTTGAAGAGGGAGACGATGGGACGACAGTGATTGTCTACGACACGGAGTTTGAGTTTTCGGGCAAACTCGCCTCGCTTGGGTCTCGTATCATCAAACGAAAGGTGAACAGCGATCTAAACACGTTCTTTTCGAATCTTGAAGAGTACGTAGACGAAGAAGAACAACCTGTGTGA